In Gammaproteobacteria bacterium, the following are encoded in one genomic region:
- a CDS encoding membrane hypothetical protein (Evidence 5 : Unknown function), with translation MNSSSQEKKNKKFSSVFIYSSIIAAIVVIIGAVWPEKFDSVTNTAKMWITDNLGWYYLILTTVIVFFCVFLIFSPIGKLKLGKPNDKPEFNTISWFAMLFSAGMGIGLVFYGAAEPMAHFAAPPTADPETTKAYTESLRSTFFH, from the coding sequence ATGAATTCTTCTTCACAAGAGAAGAAAAATAAAAAGTTTTCTTCGGTTTTCATCTATAGTTCAATTATTGCAGCTATAGTAGTGATTATCGGTGCTGTTTGGCCTGAGAAATTCGATAGCGTTACTAATACGGCTAAGATGTGGATTACTGATAATTTGGGTTGGTATTACCTTATTTTAACAACAGTAATTGTATTCTTCTGTGTTTTCTTGATTTTCAGTCCAATTGGGAAACTTAAATTAGGTAAACCTAATGACAAACCAGAATTTAATACAATTTCTTGGTTCGCAATGCTATTCAGTGCTGGTATGGGTATTGGTTTAGTATTCTATGGTGCAGCTGAACCTATGGCACATTTTGCTGCTCCACCAACAGCTGATCCTGAAACGACAAAGGCCTACACTGAGTCTTTAAGATCTACATTTTTCCATTAA